gaaggaaaaagcaccagctgaaatatgtcgaaaacacgggtctcgttttttggctgtaacttttgatccgtttatcgcagcgtattgggactgcgcccaatcgattaatctcgcaaaatgacgtcggaatagtgcatgaaagaattcattccggcacttttcaaaattacgaaaatttttgccaaaaatgcaaaggggttagccttacattttcttcatttttagaGCCGAAAATTTGTGGTTtaagattcgatttaaatgaccctcccccgactaattggacccctaggaactcagaaaacgcagcgtaaagagcgtgggatcaacaggagagaaattacgaaggaaaaagcaccagctgaaatatgtcgaaaacaccggtctcgttttttggctgtaacttttgatccgtttatcgcagcgtattgggactgcgcccaatcgatttctctcgcaaaatgacgtcggaatagtgcatggaagaattcattccggcacttttcaaaaccgggaaaattttcgccaaaaatgcaagaGGGATAGCCTTacgtttttcttcattttccgaCTGAAAGATAttagtctcagattcgattagTATGATCGTTACACTAATTGGACCCACAGGAACTCAAAAATAGCACAAAAAATAGCGTAAGGTCAGCAGCGGGGGAACTACTAACGGAATCTTCTATTCTTTGTAGGCTACTCTTGGTGCGTtcctcgcagcgtattggaactgcgtcGAATCGACTTCTCTCAGTTGAGTACGTCTATGTACCGTATGAATAGATTGATTTCAGCATTGTCTAAAATTCACAAACAACGGATAGAAAAAAACTGACGAGGTctaccttccttttttttcgagcGGATAATTTTTCGTCATAGAATCAATTCGAACGACCCCTTTCCAGACTTATTGGAACTCTAGTATTACAAAAAGGTATTTGGAGCGTCGTGGGACCAATACCTGAaaagatacgaaaaaatgacgaagaaaTTCCAGTAGgtgttattcaatttattcattgttACGTATAATAGTAATACAACATTACACATCTCGAATCCTGCAGAGGTGCATTGTAGCTTTTAGCATTGTAGGTACTCAGACTGGACCCCAAACTACGCTTACAAACAACATTAATAACTATTTTATACAACATTGTTCATATTCTGCTCAATGCAATATATATCGCAGTATCTATTCTATATAGAAATAACGTACTGATTATATCAAtgagaatattattatagtaaTTATTGGTATAAAATCATTAGTATAATGCACTAGTATAACATAATAGATTTATAGTATTTGGAAACTTGGTAAAGTAGTATACACTGACACCTGAACACTTGTACTACATTGAATAAACTGGAACTGGAACTTTGTCCCTACGAgtttctgatttttctttcccaCCTCGTTAAAAATCCAGTGcaaatttgatgtttttcagCCGTAAGTTTTGATTCGTTGCAAAATTATGTTGATACTGATTGTGAATAAATCGATATCAGCATATCCCAAAATCAGCCAAAAATTTGCGACTCTCGGAGTTTGGAACCTTTTCGTCGTAAAATCGTTTTGCAggactttttttaaatcagatAATTCTAACCCTCAAAAATGCCGAAAAGACATTCAATAAAGCGTAtataggaccaacagcagatgAATTACGAACAAAATCTTACGTTTTCGGCTGTACTTTTAATACTtcgctcgcagcgtattccaCAAAACTTTTCTATAAGCTCTATGAGTAGCTGTTAgagatataagaaaaaaaatctaattcaTTCTCATTATTCTAGAATCGTCATACATGTAATGCAGTGAAATGAATAAAGTGTtaatatcttttttatttttgtttactaGGGGCtgcgcccctgcgcgcttcgcgcgccaaccccaccTCGGCGCTCGCTTCGCTCGCCGCCGAGGTCTCGGCGGtacgcgcctcactatttccttatacAGTGTCTGTTAGACAGGTGAATTTATTTGtgctgatttgatgacaggtctgcaacTGTTGATCGGTTGTTTCCGATCAACCCGACATTGCTATTGGCTCCCTATGCAGGTCTGCTCAGATTGTTTTCGTAAACGAATCCGCTCACATGTACAAAACCCCCGATGCCATGCGTCCCCAATTGCATTTGGCGACTTATTTTgctatagttattattttccccacagtagaagaaattcatagctttgctataagtagaatttctatagcttcagacaaattaaaaactcgttataATAAATACTAAATTTTCTTGGGAACTTGGACAGAATTGATCAGATTCAACTTATCAAAATTTGCAACGTTTCGttggtttcatttattttccaacttcaTCAGGCAAGTTTTGAGGTTAAATCATCGTTAAAATCCTCTGGTCCATAACATCAAGTCAAATAAGACTAGAcagatatatacatttttttaataaaattataaattcattgtgccaataaatcaatttaaataaaataaaatggacaAATATAATGATGGACAAATACACATGTCAAACGTAGTGACTCTTAAATCACAGACTGTCCACTGACTCGTTATAATATTCGAGCCagggatataaaatttaatcccggagattctgtctggctctttcaacctcgaaggCAGAAAGGATGGTGTCCgaaactacaaagaaattgggaaggcccttacttagtggttaaccggatcaaGGATTTACAGGATCCGAAAAAACCTATTTCTTCTCTGATATAACTCTCCTCGAGTTCTGTTTCATTACTTCTACTGACATGTTTCCCAGTatgatatatttgaaacgatactcagtctcacctctgcgtgtcgatctcgAGTGCCgttatacacaatacgccagtgcgcgaaaaagacaattcccgtcgggaatcatcttaataattctcatttgcatgtttattttttgggtgtcagaaacagatatctataaaaatatttgtctaagactgtcataaacagccgatgacagctgtcaaagggagttttgtttgctagatgctttttgttttgttttcggcatcTCATCCCACCGCCAACTATACTATTACAGcatatactattgttattataatcttttttaccTGTTCATTTGTTCAgaacttttttattaaatagAGCGATTGTTCAGAAGAAAGGCCCTGGACACACCGCAATGTTTTCAGTGTAGACCATGCGGTAATAAACATATGAAAAGGCATGATAATTATGCACGAGTGCACGATTCTGGAATAATGAGAATGAGTTGGATTATTTTCTCACCTCAAAAAACTGCTAACGTTTAAATTGATTTCCTTTTTGCTGCTTCATTATCTCcatttgttcaaatttcgaattatcaatcctagatttttcaattcttagGATAAAAACGCAACAGTACCACTGACTCAATCACATAGTTTTGACATGCGATATTTTACTGTTGCGTCAGTGCTCATTTTCATGAGAGTCGTTTTGCCGCCGACAGCTTGGCACTGTTGCCATTGCGCCAATTTGACGCCTGTGGAAATCTATGCTAAGGGGCGTGTTCGGAAATTGACTGAAAGTACTGTCAGTACTGAAAATCTACAGTATACGTCACATTGACTATACTGTTGTACTGACAGTACTTTCAGTCAATTTCCGAACACGCCCCTTAAGGTAGTGCTTTCCTGCTTTAACTTTTTTTGGCATTTTCTATTGGTCAAAAACTCAGCAGTAAAATACTGCGACATTTTTTGCTGCCCGTGAAAATCCAGCCTACATTGGCGGAGTGGACTTTGCAGAAAAAGTATCAAACGTGCGCGTGAGTGAGCAATGATCTcaaacgaattgaaatgaatttgagcACCGCATTTAAACTAATCGGTACGACGtcttaggttaggttaggatAGGTTGAATCGAAAAATGGGAATTCAAGAAGCGTTGAATTACGCGTTGTATACTAATCCCCTCAGTTCTAACGCATTTGACATCGCCAAgagcacaatcaccggcgtaaGTGTTAATCGATATACCAGCGCACTGGATGACAAcgcattatttattttcatattatttctTCGTATTTTTCCACTTAGAACAGACATAAGTAAAAGTCATGCCCTGTATATTTACATTTcatcaattaataattatctGTATATATCTAGTATACTTAAttaagtgaataaataaattcacagaTCGTTCagttttcagaatttttttttttttgtgcaacTTTTTCGCACATTTTCAATTCCAGAATGTTCATCATAGTAATCCATAGTGCTGGTAGTTCTTTGTCTTCcataaattttcatccttTAGTACTAAAACAAAATTGATCACagtgaaaatcaatttgattgctattttgttttttttgcaatttcagtTAGTGAGTTACGTAGGATTAACTCCACAGACAGATATTAAAATGGTTGTACCATCTCCTGTGCCGTTATGGAAGCTTGCAGCTGCTACCGGACCGTACGTGAGACTTGCAGCATTCAGTGGAGCATTAGCAGTAGTCCTTGGTGCATACGGATCTCACCGTAAGTTGAAACATGTTGACTTGATCTTTCTTTCAATCTGAATGGTCCTTGCCATCTGAATCAAAAGatagaaatcaaaaaaaaaaactggggAAAAATCTCAGCAACGATATTTGTGCTAATGACTGAACACAAATgaacaatataaatataaatataaatgaatgaatgaaatgatattCATACTGCGATTAGGAATAATTCTGAGCAGATTCGAATAACACAAGTTAAGATAttaacaatttgagaaaaggtaTTATAATTAGaacatttgaaataattaaactcTGGTGTTGTTTTGTCCGCTTCTAATGTTTATTGGGTTATTTTGCTAAGCATAGGGATTGCAAGAgatagagtaaaaaaaattttacacttacTTATCTCTAGACTGTATACAAATGGATTTGTGCGAGTTTCATCCAAAAGATGTTTGTGAATATTACATTTGCGCATTATAAACATTTTATACGGTAAGTTTTCTTGATTTTTGTTCTAAATATTTGTGGAGATTTGGACAGTGAGCAAAATGCGCCCAAAAACAGTAAAATTGGCTGACAAATAGCAGAGTATAATCATTTTGATccttttaattataaaaataaaaatccaaaaaaatctGCATAAAAAAGATgcaattatatataaaaattatggTAACTCGTACGCTTCAAATTTGCACAGAATCATTTCCATGCAATGGGTTCATTGTTTTTAGGTACCTTGAATTGTTTTTAACACTTGTCTCACCTCCACTTCTAATCAAAATGTACACGACACTTTGTAGAAATAATACTATTAACAGTATGAATTAATTCAGGACAATATCCGAAAGAGACTGCTAGAGATAGTATGAGGATTTTTGAAACGGCCAATAGATACCACTTTATTCACACTTTGGCCTTGCTTGGCCTGCCGCTTTGCAGGGCGTCAAATGTGGTAAGAACCTTTGCTAGCTTCTGTACAGAATTTAGACGCATGAAGTATACAGGTCTTGATAAGGTTGCATGTTTCAGGCTGGTGTCTTCATGGTTTCTGGTATTCTGATGTTCTGCGGTCCATGCTACTACTTTGCATTTACCTCCGACAAACGATTTAGCAAAGTGACACCATTCGGAGGCACTTGCTTCATCCTCGGCTGGCTAGCAATGCTCTATTGAATACTTCGGCAAATGAAGATATACGATAAGCCGGTACATTATCCCACATTTTACTGTAAGTTATGGTAATAATGTTTCAAGTTTTAGTTCAGTGACTGTTGATcaactgctgctgctgtgtTTTTTTCCTATTGACCAAACTGCAATAAACATTTATTTGTGCAATAATTACTGTCGCCAAACGTTCATTCGTTAATCCCTCTGTTAGTCAAAAATTTCCTGAAAAACTGAAGTTTAAATAAACGTGTAAGACAAATTTCACTGGAATTTTAGAAATCACCCTGAGAAATATCAAATCAGACAATTTCCCGAAgctttgttttctttaatttcagaaatattctacgggtttgaataaaaaattttatagctgctgaaataataatgaaacaaaaaatgttgagTTGACATTGAgccgaaattttttctattcaagcGTGACTTCTGTAATTGTAGTAAATTAAGATTgaaatgtacatataatatatgattCTGGAAATCATTCTCTTTTCTTCACgtccttttttccttcatatCCAATCCATAATAAGTGCACGATATCCTTTTTATTAACGTGAATCACAGTAATACATCGACGCAGCGGAATACGGTCTGATGATGTTGGCGATATACTCCTTACGCAACTAAGTAATATAATCAGACTATCTTAACTTacggtaattaaaaaaatcgaagaaaaataataataataatcatcgaataatattaattaacaatatatatgaattaaaattaaatataataacgtataaatatcgaatatttatatacatacgtatgcatataaaatataacacaGATGTGAATAtagtacgtacatacatatgtctATAACCATACATGTATGTTCATGTTTATTGGGTTGCATAACTCCTAATTTGGTCGGCATTCTTTGCCTCGAGATAATCAGCAACATAATCAAACACAAGAGATCGATAAGAAAagaatacacacacacacacacgcttgcacagatttaaaattttaattattagaTATTACTCCATTactctatatatatgtatacaaaatatatatatgtgtgtatatatatatatataagtataattgCGCCTGACGTGATACCAATAATAAAACGTGTGTGATTACTGTTACAGAtatggacaaaaaaaaaaaaattaggtataCGAgacaaaattggaaaaaaaatactgaaacaaaagaataattaccTTCTGATGTTACTATCATTACTTGTTCTCATAGTATTTTTTGGGGGAGGAAGGAACTTGAAGAGAGGTGTACAATATGTGTCATTAGAGGCGAAACGACAGAGGCAGATACAACCGATGACGGCATTCGACATACCGCAAATATAAAACTTTACATGATCCTAATTTAAATCCTCCTTCACCTGACATTCGTTagttcattattataattattttgtttgtatggtagctatatattttttttaatcgtttctATTTATggtacttttctttttctgtttttcttcttcttgaactgttttttttaatcaaatctGCGCGTCAATCAGATCGAGTCTCGCATTGTTCGTCTCGTAGTTTTGTTGACGCtttgtgtacatgtatattgtataaatcATTGTCAATATTTCTGTTATATTTCTACTTTACTATAGTAACTAGTTGAACATACTCTAGATGCAGACAGGATAAAAATCGGCTCAAATTTCTTAAATAAATTACTAATTTCACAACCTACTCTGGACTCGGTCCTCATAACGCGCAGAAAATTAATCGGTATATTATCCGATATTAGCAGTAGAATATTATTGttgtagtaataataataataatgatgataataataattctataaattatttgtattGATTTGCACGTAACAAACCATAGTATGTGGAGAATAATAGTTATATttacaacttttttctttctcttctttgttgttttcatcttcattttcattatatcATCATTGTAATGTGCCAGAGACAAGACAGGCGAGATTGGCCATAACACTGTGAGGTgctcaacttttttttttgtttttcttttcggaAGAGAGAGCCTTGCAGTTTGCTCACTCGTTATTGAATCCATTAAAATTATGGTaatattgttaaatttgaaacaggACACaaatgttcgaaaaaaaaaaactgcaagaatgtacataaaattaaaaaaacagaaaaaaccAGAACCAACGATAAACATGAAACtggaatatttattaaaaattgaccTAATCATTCAGAagatgagagaaaaatagaagaGGGGGGAaagatacagaaaaaaataacatgaaACTCGCGAATGTCTCTTCAGCAATGGACAAAAaatcacaataataataataataataataattg
The sequence above is drawn from the Neodiprion pinetum isolate iyNeoPine1 chromosome 2, iyNeoPine1.2, whole genome shotgun sequence genome and encodes:
- the LOC124213218 gene encoding transmembrane protein 256 is translated as MGIQEALNYALYTNPLSSNAFDIAKSTITGLVSYVGLTPQTDIKMVVPSPVPLWKLAAATGPYVRLAAFSGALAVVLGAYGSHRQYPKETARDSMRIFETANRYHFIHTLALLGLPLCRASNVAGVFMVSGILMFCGPCYYFAFTSDKRFSKVTPFGGTCFILGWLAMLY